The genomic DNA CGGATTTTCTGCGGCAAAGTATCTTCCATAAGCGCGTCAAGATCTGCCGCCCCCACGACTTTTAGCATCTCGACCATTTCCGCAGGGGATGGCCCGATGTGGCGCCGGTTGGCAAAGTCGTAAGGCAGATAATCGGTGGGGGTAAAGGTCATGACGGGCTCCGCTCGTAAAGGTATCAGGGCGTTAAGAAATCATCTTGTTGTAGGCGGCTTCATCCATCAGGCCGTCCATCTGCGACGGGTCTGATGGTTTGATTTTAAAGAACCAGCCATCGCCAATCGCATCTTCATTTGCCAGCGCAGGATTGTCCGTCAGCGCAGTATTTACTTCGGTGATTTCGCCATCAATGGGCGCCATAATATCTGAGGCGGCTTTGACGCTTTCAATGACCACGATTTCTTCGTCTTTTACGACCGTGGTGCCAACTTCGGGCAATTCAACAAAGACAATATCGCCCAACTGCATCGTCGCGTGTTCCGTGATGCCGACAACAATGACGTCGTCTTCGGCGCGTAGCCATTCGTGTTCTTCAGTGAATTTCATATCGGTTCTCCGGTTATTTAGCGTGTGATTTAGCGTTTAAAATTTGCAGGCGTAAACGGAAGCTTCGTAACGGTCAGCGGCAGGCGTTTACCTCTAAGCTCGCCGTAAATGACGGTGCCTTCAACGGCTTGCGCGGTCCCAACATACCCCATGGCCATCGGGCCACCGATTGTCGGACCAAAACCGCCCGATGTGATCTCCCCAATCGGGACCTCGTCTTCGGTGTTGGCAAACAGCACAACGCCCTCGCGCATCGGCGCGCGCCCCTCTGGTTTTAGACCAACGCGCTTTGTGGGCGCACCGTTGGTAAATTCGGCCAACACAACATCTGCCCCCGGAAACCCGCCCGCCCGCGCACCACCTGTGCGCCGCGCTTTCTGGATTGCCCAATTCAACGCAGCCTGTACCGGCGTCGTGTCGGTGCCGATGTCGTGACCATAAAGGCAAAGTCCAGCTTCCATTCGCAGGCTATCGCGTGCGCCAAGACCAATGGCTGCAACGTCGTCGTGTGACAGCAGGTGCCGTGCCAGATCAACAGCTTGCGCGGCTGGCACCGATATCTCATAGCCATCTTCACCGGTATAGCCTGACCGCGATATCCAGCATTCTGCATCACCCAGCATCAGCGTCGCGACATCCATAAACCGCATGTCTGCGGCTTTCGGGTTCAGCGCTGTCAGGACCGCTTCGGCTGCAGGGCCTTGCAGGGCAAGCAATGCGCGATCAGTGATCTCAGTCACGGTCACACCGTCCAGTTTGGCCTTCATATGCGCGATATCAGCGGGTTTGCACGCGGCGTTCACGACGACAAAAATATGATCCCCACGGTTCGCGACCATCAGATCATCCATGATCCCGCCCGCATCATTGGTAAAGAACCCGTACCGCTGGCGGTCTTGTTGCAGACCAAGGATATCAACAGGGACGAGTGTCTCAAGCGCCAAAGCCGCCACCGCATAATCGTCGCCCTTGATGATCACCTGCCCCATATGGCTCACATCAAAAAGTCCAGCTTTCTCGCGGGTGTGAATGTGTTCTTGCAGGACGCCCATGGGATATTGCACCGGCATGGCATAGCCCGCAAATGGCACCATCTTTGCCCCCAGTTCGACGTTCAAATCATGGAGCGGTGTGTGCAATAGCTCGGACATCGACAGCCTCTTTCATATTCGCCAGTCGGAAAATTGTTCATCCTGCGGCACCACGTCAGTACGACGGCCAAAGCCCTCGCATATGATGCCCCCTCTGTCCGTGCGCTTCTTTAAGCGCGCCTGAGATTGCTATCCCTTCGGCGGGCACAATATAACGTGCCACTCTCCAGAGTTTAGTATCAACATCGGTCCGTTGGCCTGAGAGTTTCCGAGGCGGTTGCTCCTTCGGCACCAGTTGTCTGGTTCTCCCGACGTTGATCTTAATGACATTGCCCTGTCGGTCACGGGGGGTCAAACACAATATATTAGTCTTGGTCATTATATTGATCTTGGCCATTGGATTATACTCAAACGGCATCGACATCCCCGCAATCCATGTCAGGGCTTGACGCCCGACACATCTGCACCTACCTCTCCGCGCTTCGTCTCATTTTTCAATAGGGTTCGCCATGATTGCGCACAGTCATTCTTTGGGCATCGACTTTGGCACGTCCAATACAGCTGCTGCCTTTTTGCACAACGCAAAGCCGCAGCTGATTGAAATCGCACTGGGGCAAACCAGCTTTCCAACGACCTTTTTCTTTGACTACGAAACCCGCGAAACCCTGATGGGTCACGCTGCCAACCAAGCGTTGCTCGACGGGGACGACGGGCGGTTCATGCGTGCGCTCAAACGCGTTCTTGGCACGACGCTGATGCACCAACCGCGCCAAATTTTGAACAAGCGCGTAACATTCGTCGACATCATTGCCCGCTTCTTGCGCCACGTCAAAACCCAGGCCGAGGCCGAGACGGGCCTGACGTTTGACCGTGTCGTTTCTGGCCGGCCAGTGGTTTTTCACGCCATGGGCGATCCGCGCGAGGCGCAGGCTGAAGCGGATTTGCACGCCTGCTACATCGCCGCCGGTTTCAAAGACGTCTCGTTCGTTGATGAACCCGAAGCCGCCGCAATCGCGAGCGGCGCGTTAGAGAACGCAGGCGAAATAGGCTTGATCGTCGACATTGGCGGCGGGACGTCGGATTTTTCGGTGTTTCGATCGAGAAATGCCGGTGTCGAAATCCTCGCCAATCACGGGGTACGGGTTGGCGGGACCGATTTTGATCGCGCCATCAGCATTGATCGTGTGATGCCCTTGCTCGGGAAAGGCGGCGCGCTGCGCAAGGTTATGGGGCCGGGCACAACGCCCGTGCCACGGGCGATCTTCAACGATCTGGCAACGTGGGAAAAAATTCCGTTTCTTTATACTGCGCAAACCCGCCGCTTGATTGATGGAATGCTGCGCCTTGCGATTGAACCCGAAAAACTAGGCCGCCTTGCTGCCGTGCTGGAACATGAACTCGGCCATGAGGTCGCGTTCGCCGTAGAGCAGGGCAAGATCGCCGCGAACGGCGGGGACGAAAATTCACTGATTGCTTTGGGCCAGATTGAAAAAGGCTTGTCCGCAGCCCTATCGACTGACGCGCTTTCCAGTGTGCTTGCACCCTACGCCAAAACCTTGCTGGTGACGGCGCAAGAGACGCTGGATCTCGCGGGGGTGGATGCGGCGCGGATCGACAGGGTGATCTACGTCGGGGGCTCAAGCCTGATGAACATGGTGACGCAGACAATGGGAATGCGTTTTCCAGATGCGCAGCACACCTTCACCGAAGTGTTTTCAGCCGTTGCAGACGGGCTCGCCCTCGCCTCTGCGCGAAAATAGCGATCGGTCTAAAAAGACAGCAAGCCCGTCACGCCAATTCGATAACAGACCGCTCCCGTCGGCTTTTGGCCCAATTCAGGCCCAGCACAACAATTAAGACGGCAGCGCCGACACTTTCGATCAGCAGATCAGGCCAGAACACCGCGACCACACCCGGCACAATCACCAGCCTTTGCACCATGTTGATCGGCGCGAACAGGAACCCTTCTAGGCAGGCGGCAAATGCGGTTAGCGCAACAATTGCTAAAAACCCGTTCCAGACCACCAACGGTATCGGTCCCCCAAGGATGATGCTTTCATTGAACACCATGAACAGCGGGATCAGATACAAACCCTTCGCAAACTTCCACGACTGGATACTGGTTTCCAACGGTTTCGAACCCGCAATCGCCGCCCCCGCAAAGGCCGCTAAGGCCACAGGTGGCGTCACATTGCTGTCTTGCGAATACCAGAACACCACCAGATGCGCGATCAACAGCGGAATGCCGAATTCAGATGTCAGCGCCGGGCCCACAAGAATGATCAGCACGATATAGGCGGCAGTCACCGGCAGACCCATGCCAAGGATCAGACTTGCCAACAGCACAAGGATCAGCGCCAACACGATGTTACCACCCGAAAACGCGATCATCATCGATGAGAATTTCAGGCCAAGTCCGGTCAACCCGACAACGCCGACGATAATTCCCGCCACAGCACAGGCCATCGACACCGCGACCGCATTGCGCGCGCCCAGTTCCATCGCTTGCGCGCTCAATGTCAGCCCGCGTTTGCAAAGTGCAACAAGACCATCCAGCGTCGGTCGGTCGGATGCGTAGCGCCATAATGCGCGGGCCGATGCCGCCGCGATCACCGATAGAATGGCGTAGAACCCGACGCGCATCGGCGAATATCCGGCGACCAGCAACCACACGAGCGCCACCAGCGGCAACAGAAAATGCCAGCCATCGGCCATCACGCTGCGCACCAAAGGCAATTGATCACGCGACAATCCAGTCATGCCCTGTTTAACAGCCGCAATATGGACCAGCAGATAAACCGCACCAAAATACAGGAACGCCGGAAAGATCGACACGATCACGATGTCAACGTATGGCACTTGCGTAAATTCGGAAATCAGGAACGCCCCGGCACCCATCAGCGGCGGCATGATCTGCCCGCCGGTTGACGCCGCGGCCTCAATCCCGCCCGCCTGCGCGGGTGTGTAGCCAAGCCGTTTCATCAACGGAATCGTAAACGCCCCCGTCGTCACAACATTGGCAATCGCCGACCCGCTGATGGATCCCATGCCCGCCGATGCGATCACAGCTGCCTTAGCCGGACCGCCACGCTGGCGACCCGTTGACGCATAGGCCAGATCAATGAAAAACTTGCCCGCACCGGTGACTTCTAGGAACGCGCCGAACAGCACGAAAACGAAAATGAACGTGGCCGCAACGCCAAGTGGAAGGCCAAAAATACCTTCGGCCCCAAGGGTCAACTGGCTCGCCAATCGATCTAACGAATAACCCCGATGGTTAAGAATACCTGGCATCCAATCGGCAAGAAACGGCAACTCTCCACGACCGCCCGCAAAAGCATAGACAATGAACGTCGCCCCGATGATCGTCATGCCCAAACCAACAGCGCGCCGCGCGCCCTCTAGGACAATAAATGTCGTGATGATCCCCACAAAGACATCAATCTGGCGCGGAAAGATCGCGTTGGCGATGATGTCGATGTTGATCGGCACCCAACCGCCAACCAGCACCGCGCAGATGATAAGCCCGCCGTCGATGGCCCACCCAAGGGCACCGCGTGGGCGGTTCTGGCCAAAGACCGGA from Octadecabacter antarcticus 307 includes the following:
- the gcvH gene encoding glycine cleavage system protein GcvH; translation: MKFTEEHEWLRAEDDVIVVGITEHATMQLGDIVFVELPEVGTTVVKDEEIVVIESVKAASDIMAPIDGEITEVNTALTDNPALANEDAIGDGWFFKIKPSDPSQMDGLMDEAAYNKMIS
- the gcvT gene encoding glycine cleavage system aminomethyltransferase GcvT → MSELLHTPLHDLNVELGAKMVPFAGYAMPVQYPMGVLQEHIHTREKAGLFDVSHMGQVIIKGDDYAVAALALETLVPVDILGLQQDRQRYGFFTNDAGGIMDDLMVANRGDHIFVVVNAACKPADIAHMKAKLDGVTVTEITDRALLALQGPAAEAVLTALNPKAADMRFMDVATLMLGDAECWISRSGYTGEDGYEISVPAAQAVDLARHLLSHDDVAAIGLGARDSLRMEAGLCLYGHDIGTDTTPVQAALNWAIQKARRTGGARAGGFPGADVVLAEFTNGAPTKRVGLKPEGRAPMREGVVLFANTEDEVPIGEITSGGFGPTIGGPMAMGYVGTAQAVEGTVIYGELRGKRLPLTVTKLPFTPANFKR
- a CDS encoding Hsp70 family protein, whose product is MIAHSHSLGIDFGTSNTAAAFLHNAKPQLIEIALGQTSFPTTFFFDYETRETLMGHAANQALLDGDDGRFMRALKRVLGTTLMHQPRQILNKRVTFVDIIARFLRHVKTQAEAETGLTFDRVVSGRPVVFHAMGDPREAQAEADLHACYIAAGFKDVSFVDEPEAAAIASGALENAGEIGLIVDIGGGTSDFSVFRSRNAGVEILANHGVRVGGTDFDRAISIDRVMPLLGKGGALRKVMGPGTTPVPRAIFNDLATWEKIPFLYTAQTRRLIDGMLRLAIEPEKLGRLAAVLEHELGHEVAFAVEQGKIAANGGDENSLIALGQIEKGLSAALSTDALSSVLAPYAKTLLVTAQETLDLAGVDAARIDRVIYVGGSSLMNMVTQTMGMRFPDAQHTFTEVFSAVADGLALASARK
- a CDS encoding TRAP transporter permease, with translation MTTELAERPPMPQPTIATPHILLRVIAVVGIALSLFQLYAAGVQPLGLFFQRPIHLGFILVLCFLIYPVFGQNRPRGALGWAIDGGLIICAVLVGGWVPINIDIIANAIFPRQIDVFVGIITTFIVLEGARRAVGLGMTIIGATFIVYAFAGGRGELPFLADWMPGILNHRGYSLDRLASQLTLGAEGIFGLPLGVAATFIFVFVLFGAFLEVTGAGKFFIDLAYASTGRQRGGPAKAAVIASAGMGSISGSAIANVVTTGAFTIPLMKRLGYTPAQAGGIEAAASTGGQIMPPLMGAGAFLISEFTQVPYVDIVIVSIFPAFLYFGAVYLLVHIAAVKQGMTGLSRDQLPLVRSVMADGWHFLLPLVALVWLLVAGYSPMRVGFYAILSVIAAASARALWRYASDRPTLDGLVALCKRGLTLSAQAMELGARNAVAVSMACAVAGIIVGVVGLTGLGLKFSSMMIAFSGGNIVLALILVLLASLILGMGLPVTAAYIVLIILVGPALTSEFGIPLLIAHLVVFWYSQDSNVTPPVALAAFAGAAIAGSKPLETSIQSWKFAKGLYLIPLFMVFNESIILGGPIPLVVWNGFLAIVALTAFAACLEGFLFAPINMVQRLVIVPGVVAVFWPDLLIESVGAAVLIVVLGLNWAKSRRERSVIELA